DNA from Asticcacaulis excentricus:
GTTGCGGCGTGGGCTGCGCCACAGTGCCACCGGCGGCCAGCGACAAAAGCTTTTCCAGTTCGCCGCGATCCAGCCAGACGCCACGACACTGGGTGCAGACGTCGATCAGTATGCCCTCCTTCAAAACCTCACGGAAGTCACCCCGGCAGACGGGACACTGAAGGGCAGACATGCTTTCTCTCCTGTAAAAGATCGTACAGCAGAGACATTGGCCCATAATGGGCACGCTTCAAGAGCCATTGCCGTACGCAATCGGTTCCACGGCGCTTAATTCCCGAATTTGTAGTTCAGCGCCAGCTTTACCGCCCGACCATAATAGAATTGCTCGGCCTGTGTGCGGTAGCGCGCCGTCACCGTGCGGCTTTCATTGGACTGAGGGCCCAGCAGGTTGGTGCCTGTCGCCACAAGGGTCAGTTTTTTGTTTAGCGGATGCGACCAACTGATCTCGGTGCTCCAGTTGACACCCGAACGCGACTGTAAGCCCCGATTTTGCATCACGGTCGCCGAGAACTGATACTGATCGCCGCTCAGGCCCGCGCGCTTGGGGCCATCATATTGCAGCATCGGTTTGACCATCCAGAAGGTCGCCTCGCGCGGCCCGCCCGCCTCAATGGCTTCCGAACGGTTGCGGGTGAAGCTAGCGCTGCCGCTCTGGCTCCAGCGCCCCTTGCCCGGCAGACGCTTGACCGGAAAGCGCCAGTTGACGTCAAACCCGGCATACTGGGTCTGGCCGCGATTGACCGGCCGCGACAGGATGACCTCGCCGTCGATCAGGGTGTTGACGTTTTCGATAGCGTTACTGGCTTCACGCATGAACAAGCTCGCGCCCCACAACGAGTCCTTGTGCTCCCAGTCGTAGCTGGCCTCCAGCGAATTGACGAGGACGAGCGCCAGATCGGGATTACCGCTCTGCGCCCAGGTCAATGACCCGCGCAGAATTTGCGGGTCATATTGCCCAAGATTGATCGGATCGAGGCGGCGGCTGTAGCTAAGGCGTATTTTGCCATCCTCGCCCCAGGCCCGACTGAGGTGCAGGGAGGGGAACCATTCCGTCTCCCCGCCCCGCCGCCCGGCAATATCGCGGCGGCGATCTTCGACACGCAGACCCGGCATGGCCGTCCACTTGCCCGACAGGGGCCACTGCAGGGTCACATAGGCCGCGGCCGTTGTTTCGCGCCCGGCAAAGCGGCTGTCGTAGTCGATCAGTCCCGGCATATCGCTGTCGAGTGATCGCGCCATACGCAGCCTCTGTCTCTGCCAGTCGAAACCGGCACTGAGCAGTTTGTTACCCCCCAGCGGCTTCTCGTAATCGGCCTTGATCTCCTGCCCATGGTCTCGCTGAATATCGCTGACGCGATTGGTGCCCGTACTCGCGCCCATGTACGCATAGAGCGTGGAATCGCGCGTATGGTTCAGTTCGTCGCTCACCTCGACTGTCAGGCGTTCCCCTTTGTCATCGGCAAAGGTGTAGTTCAGTTCGTAAGCCCACAGGCGCAGGAACCACGGCTCATAGGCGCGTTCACGCGTCATCCCTTCGGCGCTGTCGTCATAGGCCGTCAGGTTATTGCCGGTCCAACTGGCCTCACTTTGCCGAACCTTCAGCTTCAGTGAACTGCGCGGCCCCAGCTTGTAGCCCCCGCGCAAACCGACATTGCGCCATTCGTTGTCACCGATATTGATGCCTTCTTCGCGCAGACGGCCCGTCACCTGCCCCTGCGCGTTGATATAGTCACGTGTGGTAAACGAGCGATTTTTCGTCGGGCCGCCATTGGCAGACAGGTTCAGCCCCCACGACCACGGCCCCTTGCCGTCGTCATAGCTGAGAGTGGCCCCATAGCGATCACGCGAGTGCGCCCAGAGCGAGGCAGACCCTCTGCGCACGACCTTACCGCGCGGCTTTTTGGTGATGATATTGATAATGCCTTTGCTGGTGGCCGCCGCGTACTGGGCCGAAGGGTTGGTGATGACCTCAATGCGCTCGATCTCCGATGCCGGCAGCATACGCAGCACCTGCTTGCCCTCCGCCGGAGGCTTGCCATCGACCCAGATGGTCACACCGGAGTCGCCGCGCAGAAGAACCTTGTCATCGGGGGTGACGGTGACCGAGGGCACCTTGGACAACACATCGCTCAATTGCCCGGTGGTCGCCTGCGGGTCGGTCTTAATGTCATAGACGCGACGGTCGATGCGCGTGCCGGCGCTTTTGCTGGCGGTGACGGTGATTTCTTCGATGGCTTCGCCGGGTTTGGCGTCTTTTTCAGCGGTGGCAGGCGCCGCTTGAGCGGTTTGCGTGGCCTCTTGCGCCTGAACCGCCGTCGCCAGCGCCAATCCCGCCAGCAGCCCGGCGGCGGCCGCCCCATAAACCAAGCCTCTCTTCATCGAGCCCCCCAAAGTGTCGGCATCCCCTTATCCCACTGACACACGCAATCAAGGCGAGATTCCGGCAAACCCAACCTCAGCGACACACGAGCGCGTGATCAGAGAGGGGTAAGGCCCTTGGCAAATCTCTGGGCATTCCACACATAGTGATCCGCCGACAGAGTGAGCCGCGCGATCTGATCTTCGGTCAGTTCGCGCGCCACCCGTGCCGGAGACCCGATCAGCAGCACCCCATCCGGGAAGACCTTGCCTTCCGGCACCAGCGCCCCGGACCCGACGATCGAGTTCCGGCCGATCACCGCGCGATTGAGCACCACCGCATTGATGCCGATCAGGCTGTTGTCGCCGACCGTGCAACCGTGCAGCATGGCCTTGTGCCCGACTGTCACCCCCTCGCCGATCCTCAGGGGTGATCCGGGGTCGGAATGCAGCACCGATCCGTCCTGAATATTGCTGCGCGCCCCGATCATCATGGGCTCGTTATCGGCGCGCAGTACGGCGTTGAACCATACGCTAGCGCCGTCCCCCAGGCGCACATCACCGATCACCTGCGCCGAAGGCGCGATCCAAACGCCTTCGCCCAGCGTTGGCGAAACGCCGTCCAAAGCAAAAACCGTCATCGCGGCCCTGTCCTCCCGATTGTTTCCTTACGCTTATGAGCGTGAGATAGGGCCCGTGGCAAGCCTTGGGCGGTCGTCGCGCGAAATTCCATTATTTCGC
Protein-coding regions in this window:
- a CDS encoding gamma carbonic anhydrase family protein, encoding MTVFALDGVSPTLGEGVWIAPSAQVIGDVRLGDGASVWFNAVLRADNEPMMIGARSNIQDGSVLHSDPGSPLRIGEGVTVGHKAMLHGCTVGDNSLIGINAVVLNRAVIGRNSIVGSGALVPEGKVFPDGVLLIGSPARVARELTEDQIARLTLSADHYVWNAQRFAKGLTPL
- a CDS encoding TonB-dependent receptor, with the translated sequence MKRGLVYGAAAAGLLAGLALATAVQAQEATQTAQAAPATAEKDAKPGEAIEEITVTASKSAGTRIDRRVYDIKTDPQATTGQLSDVLSKVPSVTVTPDDKVLLRGDSGVTIWVDGKPPAEGKQVLRMLPASEIERIEVITNPSAQYAAATSKGIINIITKKPRGKVVRRGSASLWAHSRDRYGATLSYDDGKGPWSWGLNLSANGGPTKNRSFTTRDYINAQGQVTGRLREEGINIGDNEWRNVGLRGGYKLGPRSSLKLKVRQSEASWTGNNLTAYDDSAEGMTRERAYEPWFLRLWAYELNYTFADDKGERLTVEVSDELNHTRDSTLYAYMGASTGTNRVSDIQRDHGQEIKADYEKPLGGNKLLSAGFDWQRQRLRMARSLDSDMPGLIDYDSRFAGRETTAAAYVTLQWPLSGKWTAMPGLRVEDRRRDIAGRRGGETEWFPSLHLSRAWGEDGKIRLSYSRRLDPINLGQYDPQILRGSLTWAQSGNPDLALVLVNSLEASYDWEHKDSLWGASLFMREASNAIENVNTLIDGEVILSRPVNRGQTQYAGFDVNWRFPVKRLPGKGRWSQSGSASFTRNRSEAIEAGGPREATFWMVKPMLQYDGPKRAGLSGDQYQFSATVMQNRGLQSRSGVNWSTEISWSHPLNKKLTLVATGTNLLGPQSNESRTVTARYRTQAEQFYYGRAVKLALNYKFGN